One segment of Curtobacterium poinsettiae DNA contains the following:
- a CDS encoding magnesium transporter CorA family protein — protein MVRTRAWCKGDTVERDFPVDRISDLVADPDTFVWIDYTDPTSADLEQIEEELGIHALAVEDAVEHGQRPKLDRYRDSLFLVVYDVGGTDDEGDLITHEVKAFVTERALVTIHGSDVDTAPMEHRLTANSDIAEHGVPWLVWALLDAVVDRATDTVEDLERQIDALEDDLFVPGDPREQQIQRRSFRLRKTLGVLRRLVVPTRDSVASLLHGDAETISNGIRPYFRDVEDHLVSIADSVEQLRDAVSSVLDTTLNLASNRQNTVMKKVTSWAAIIAIPTGVTSFFGQNVEFPGEGAWSGLWASLAIITASSLVLYRVFKTRDWL, from the coding sequence ATGGTCAGGACACGGGCGTGGTGCAAGGGCGACACGGTCGAGCGGGACTTCCCCGTCGACCGGATCTCCGACCTCGTCGCCGATCCGGACACCTTCGTCTGGATCGACTACACCGACCCGACCTCGGCCGACCTCGAGCAGATCGAGGAGGAGCTCGGCATCCACGCGCTCGCGGTCGAGGACGCCGTCGAGCACGGTCAGCGCCCGAAGCTCGACCGGTACCGGGACAGCCTGTTCCTGGTCGTCTACGACGTGGGCGGCACGGACGACGAGGGTGACCTGATCACGCACGAGGTCAAGGCCTTCGTCACCGAACGGGCCCTCGTCACCATCCACGGGTCCGACGTCGACACCGCCCCGATGGAGCACCGGCTCACGGCGAACTCCGACATCGCCGAACACGGCGTGCCCTGGCTCGTCTGGGCACTGCTCGACGCCGTCGTCGACCGGGCCACCGACACCGTCGAGGACCTCGAGCGGCAGATCGATGCGCTCGAGGACGACCTGTTCGTACCGGGCGACCCCCGCGAGCAGCAGATCCAGCGGCGGTCGTTCCGGCTCCGCAAGACCCTCGGGGTGCTCCGGCGGCTGGTCGTCCCGACGCGGGACAGCGTCGCGTCGTTGCTGCACGGTGACGCGGAGACGATCTCGAACGGCATCCGCCCGTACTTCCGCGACGTCGAGGACCACCTGGTCTCGATCGCCGACTCGGTCGAGCAACTCCGCGACGCGGTGTCGAGCGTGCTCGACACGACCCTGAACCTGGCGTCGAACCGGCAGAACACCGTCATGAAGAAGGTCACGAGCTGGGCGGCGATCATCGCGATCCCGACCGGTGTGACGAGCTTCTTCGGGCAGAACGTCGAGTTCCCGGGCGAGGGCGCCTGGAGTGGTCTCTGGGCCTCGCTCGCGATCATCACCGCGTCGTCGCTCGTGCTCTACCGCGTCTTCAAGACCCGCGACTGGCTCTGA
- the bcp gene encoding thioredoxin-dependent thiol peroxidase: MTDRLVPGDTAPDFTLPDQDGARHSLAALRGKKVIVYFYPAASTPGCTTEACDFRDNMSSLQAAGYEVLGVSKDEQAKLKTFQHEQALTFPLLSDPDLAVHKAYAAWGEKNNYGKIVTGTIRSTIVVDEDGAVQLPLYNVKATGHVASLRKKLGLV; this comes from the coding sequence ATGACCGACCGTCTCGTCCCCGGCGACACCGCCCCCGACTTCACGCTGCCCGACCAGGACGGCGCCCGGCACTCCCTGGCTGCCCTGCGCGGCAAGAAGGTCATCGTGTACTTCTACCCGGCGGCGTCGACCCCGGGCTGCACCACCGAGGCCTGCGACTTCCGCGACAACATGTCCTCGCTGCAGGCAGCCGGCTACGAGGTCCTCGGCGTCTCGAAGGACGAGCAGGCGAAGCTCAAGACATTCCAGCACGAGCAGGCGCTGACCTTCCCGCTGCTGAGCGACCCCGATCTCGCCGTGCACAAGGCGTACGCGGCCTGGGGCGAGAAGAACAACTACGGCAAGATCGTCACCGGCACGATCCGGTCCACGATCGTGGTCGACGAGGACGGCGCGGTCCAGCTGCCGCTCTACAACGTCAAGGCCACCGGGCACGTCGCGAGCCTGCGGAAGAAGCTCGGCCTGGTCTGA
- a CDS encoding SCO4848 family membrane protein, which produces MLVFAAVVLFIGAVFNVVTWPRFFQRVAKDSRARDAAGKPTTFYTVHLVLLLIALAIAVASVIAGILLLV; this is translated from the coding sequence GTGCTCGTCTTCGCCGCAGTCGTCCTGTTCATCGGCGCCGTCTTCAACGTCGTCACCTGGCCGCGCTTCTTCCAGCGTGTCGCGAAGGACTCCCGTGCCCGCGACGCCGCCGGCAAGCCGACGACGTTCTACACGGTGCACCTCGTGCTCCTGCTCATCGCGCTCGCCATCGCCGTCGCCTCCGTGATCGCAGGGATCCTGCTGCTGGTCTGA
- a CDS encoding mechanosensitive ion channel family protein, whose translation MDILLRLLVAIGFALLVTAVVALVLHLVLRAIARRERWAGVLSRRTKHPFRTVLLVVLLWIAFTSSIPRNADAYPWRDEVAHAFLIVTIATGCWLACQVAIFLEDLGLHRFRIDVPDNRQARRIRTQVLIIRRLTVAVLVIIAVGAILLTFDGVEAAGASVLASAGLISVVAGLAAQSTLGNVFAGMQLAFSGSIRVDDVVVVEQQWGRIEEITLTYVVVHLWDDRRFVLPSTYFTSTPFENWTRTGSELLGAVEFDLDWRVRPGEMREELDRILDRTELWDRRVKVLQVTDAVQGYVRVRVLATSHDAPSLFDLRCYIREELVEWIQRTHPDALPVQRVLMVDETAPRRRTASTAADSALFAPGQEDRAALFTGPIQTSDIPPSER comes from the coding sequence ATGGACATCCTCCTCCGACTCCTCGTCGCGATCGGGTTCGCCCTGCTCGTCACCGCCGTCGTCGCCCTCGTCCTGCACCTGGTCCTCCGGGCGATCGCGCGCCGGGAACGCTGGGCCGGCGTGCTCTCGCGACGGACGAAGCACCCCTTCCGCACCGTGCTGCTGGTGGTCCTGCTCTGGATCGCGTTCACGTCGAGCATCCCGCGGAACGCCGACGCGTACCCGTGGCGCGACGAGGTCGCGCACGCCTTCCTGATCGTCACGATCGCGACCGGTTGCTGGCTCGCGTGCCAGGTCGCGATCTTCCTCGAGGACCTCGGGTTGCACCGGTTCCGCATCGACGTGCCCGACAACCGGCAGGCGCGTCGCATCCGCACCCAGGTGCTCATCATCCGGCGGCTCACCGTCGCCGTACTCGTCATCATCGCGGTCGGCGCGATCCTGCTGACCTTCGACGGGGTCGAGGCGGCCGGCGCGAGCGTGCTCGCCAGCGCCGGTCTCATCTCCGTGGTCGCGGGCCTCGCCGCGCAGTCCACGCTCGGCAACGTGTTCGCCGGCATGCAGCTGGCGTTCTCCGGGTCGATCCGGGTGGACGACGTCGTCGTGGTCGAGCAGCAGTGGGGACGGATCGAGGAGATCACGCTGACCTACGTCGTCGTGCACCTGTGGGACGACCGCCGGTTCGTGCTGCCGTCGACGTACTTCACGAGCACGCCGTTCGAGAACTGGACACGGACCGGCAGCGAACTGCTCGGCGCAGTCGAGTTCGACCTCGACTGGCGGGTCCGGCCGGGGGAGATGCGCGAGGAGCTCGACCGCATCCTCGACCGCACCGAACTGTGGGACCGCCGCGTCAAGGTACTGCAGGTGACCGACGCCGTGCAGGGGTACGTGCGGGTGCGCGTCCTCGCAACGTCGCACGACGCCCCGTCGCTGTTCGACCTGCGCTGCTACATCCGCGAGGAGCTCGTCGAGTGGATCCAGCGCACCCACCCCGACGCCCTGCCGGTCCAACGCGTGCTCATGGTCGACGAGACGGCGCCGCGACGGCGCACGGCGTCGACCGCTGCCGACTCGGCGCTGTTCGCGCCGGGCCAGGAGGACCGCGCGGCGCTCTTCACCGGCCCGATCCAGACGTCCGACATCCCGCCGTCGGAGCGCTGA
- a CDS encoding ImmA/IrrE family metallo-endopeptidase: MTDALVEAFWARGAAEGWSDVDQAVAAAADVVGKPIVVREESFLAAEPVCGFVATLEHAHLVMISPTSSPTFRSFVIGHELGHVLHRHQEHAPQSAYIRDVIPDLPEYKVERALARGMFSNTYEHEAEVFADRLATVIRRHRGRPSAFRGVFG; encoded by the coding sequence ATGACCGATGCCCTCGTGGAGGCGTTCTGGGCTCGTGGTGCCGCCGAGGGGTGGTCGGACGTCGACCAGGCCGTCGCCGCCGCGGCTGACGTCGTCGGCAAGCCGATCGTGGTGCGCGAGGAGTCGTTCCTGGCTGCCGAGCCCGTGTGCGGCTTCGTGGCCACCCTCGAGCACGCGCACCTCGTGATGATCTCGCCGACCTCCTCACCGACCTTCCGGTCGTTCGTCATCGGCCACGAGCTCGGGCACGTCCTGCACCGGCACCAGGAGCACGCGCCGCAGAGCGCCTACATCCGCGACGTCATCCCCGACCTGCCCGAGTACAAGGTGGAGCGGGCACTCGCCCGGGGGATGTTCTCGAACACCTACGAGCACGAGGCCGAGGTCTTCGCGGACCGCCTGGCCACCGTGATCCGTCGGCACCGCGGCCGCCCGAGCGCCTTCCGCGGGGTCTTCGGGTGA
- a CDS encoding sensor histidine kinase, whose translation MSGATPNRPRRPRSVRARTTLGAGVVVLAALVIGAVAFVLVLRLVLLDGVRTSAEAGLEQVSSRVEADGAAAVTGYEDVLVQVIGDGGAVLAHGEDADGAALPTADESRWTHDGERWLLVADDVDLPGGGEATLVYGATLDQADTAVRTAVALLAVGVPVLVLLLVAVTWAVTGRSLRPVERMRTEVETIRAARPDARVEVPDTGDEVARLASTMNAMLDRLERSAESQRRFVSDASHELRSPIASIRQHAEVAVAHPERTEVADLADVVRSEAVRLQDLVTGLLELSRLDEGGIRTRRSVDLDDLALDAVARARARSTAGDAPARHGDAPAVRVDGSAISAARVLGDERVLAGVVRNLVDNAVRHASTRVAVSLTEHDGSAVLTVDDDGTGVPEDERERVFERFVRLDEARSRDAGGAGLGLAIVRDAVRAHGGDTTVVTSPLGGARFVVRIALGG comes from the coding sequence GTGAGCGGGGCCACACCGAACCGGCCTCGTCGCCCCCGGTCGGTCCGGGCACGCACCACCCTCGGCGCCGGGGTCGTCGTCCTCGCGGCGCTGGTCATCGGTGCCGTCGCGTTCGTCCTCGTGCTGCGGCTCGTGCTGCTCGACGGCGTGCGCACCTCGGCCGAGGCCGGTCTCGAGCAGGTGTCCTCCCGAGTCGAAGCGGACGGTGCGGCCGCAGTGACCGGCTACGAGGACGTCCTGGTGCAGGTGATCGGCGACGGCGGGGCGGTCCTGGCGCATGGCGAGGACGCCGATGGGGCCGCCCTGCCGACCGCCGACGAGTCCCGGTGGACCCACGACGGCGAACGCTGGCTGCTCGTCGCGGACGACGTGGACCTGCCCGGCGGCGGCGAGGCGACGCTCGTCTACGGCGCCACGCTCGACCAGGCCGACACCGCGGTCCGCACCGCCGTCGCACTCCTCGCCGTGGGGGTACCCGTGCTGGTGCTCCTGCTGGTCGCGGTCACCTGGGCCGTCACAGGACGCTCGCTGCGGCCCGTGGAGCGGATGCGCACCGAGGTCGAGACGATCCGGGCGGCCCGTCCGGACGCCCGGGTCGAGGTGCCCGACACCGGCGACGAGGTCGCCCGGCTCGCGAGCACCATGAACGCCATGCTGGACCGACTCGAACGGTCCGCCGAGAGCCAGCGGCGCTTCGTGTCCGACGCCTCCCACGAACTCCGGTCGCCGATCGCGTCGATCCGGCAGCACGCCGAGGTCGCCGTCGCGCACCCGGAGCGGACCGAGGTGGCCGACCTCGCCGACGTCGTCCGGTCCGAGGCGGTGCGCCTGCAGGACCTGGTCACCGGGCTGCTCGAGCTCTCCCGCCTCGACGAGGGCGGGATCCGCACGCGGCGCTCCGTCGACCTCGACGACCTGGCGTTGGACGCGGTGGCCCGCGCGCGAGCACGGTCGACGGCCGGTGACGCGCCCGCGCGGCACGGCGACGCTCCGGCGGTCCGGGTGGACGGCTCGGCGATCTCGGCAGCGCGGGTTCTCGGCGACGAGCGCGTGCTGGCAGGGGTGGTCCGGAACCTCGTCGACAACGCCGTCCGGCACGCGAGCACACGCGTCGCCGTGTCGCTCACCGAGCACGACGGGTCCGCGGTGCTCACGGTCGACGACGACGGCACCGGCGTCCCCGAGGACGAGCGCGAGCGCGTCTTCGAGCGGTTCGTCCGTCTCGACGAGGCCCGCAGCCGGGACGCCGGTGGCGCGGGGCTCGGCCTCGCCATCGTCCGCGACGCCGTGCGGGCGCACGGCGGCGACACGACCGTGGTCACGTCCCCGCTCGGCGGCGCGCGGTTCGTCGTCCGCATCGCACTCGGCGGCTGA
- a CDS encoding SLC13 family permease: protein MRQAVIGAALLVVGAVCVVFGLLPLDDLAVLADRVLPVLGFVLGLTVVAELAADAGVFDRLADLAARVGGGRTIGLWGAVVVLAVLCTVFLSIDTTAVLLTPIVISLARRVGLPPMPFALTTVWLANTASLLLPVSNLTNLLAVDRMGLGGPLPFAGLMAWPAVAGVVVPCVVLLVVFRGKLFGRYSPVSVRTPKDPVFFWAASAVLVALVVALTAGVTVWIAAVLAAVVLVVVAAFRSPSELRVSRVPWSTLLFAAGLFVVVEALHTTGITDPIVHALQGGTGTGPLLLLGGAGAVAANGIDNLPAYLVLEPAAGHEAVRYAALLIGVNAGCLITPWASLATLLWHARLSAEGVHLSWGRYMALGCVVAPLTVVAGVLALAL from the coding sequence GTGCGTCAAGCGGTCATCGGAGCGGCCCTGCTCGTGGTCGGCGCGGTCTGCGTCGTGTTCGGGCTGCTGCCACTCGACGACCTCGCCGTGCTCGCCGATCGGGTCCTGCCGGTCCTCGGGTTCGTGCTCGGGCTGACCGTGGTCGCCGAGCTGGCCGCGGACGCCGGGGTGTTCGACCGCCTGGCCGACCTCGCCGCCCGGGTCGGTGGCGGGCGCACCATCGGCCTCTGGGGCGCGGTCGTCGTCCTCGCCGTGCTCTGCACCGTCTTCCTGTCGATCGACACCACCGCGGTGCTCCTCACCCCCATCGTCATCTCGCTCGCACGGCGTGTGGGGCTGCCCCCGATGCCGTTCGCCCTGACCACGGTCTGGCTCGCGAACACGGCCTCACTGCTGCTGCCGGTGTCCAACCTGACGAACCTGCTCGCCGTCGACCGGATGGGGCTCGGCGGCCCGCTGCCGTTCGCCGGGCTGATGGCCTGGCCCGCGGTCGCCGGGGTGGTCGTGCCGTGCGTCGTCCTGCTCGTGGTGTTCCGCGGCAAGCTGTTCGGCCGCTACTCGCCGGTGTCCGTCCGCACGCCGAAGGACCCGGTGTTCTTCTGGGCGGCCTCCGCCGTGCTGGTCGCGCTCGTCGTCGCCCTGACCGCCGGGGTGACCGTGTGGATCGCTGCGGTCCTGGCCGCCGTGGTGCTCGTCGTGGTCGCGGCGTTCCGGTCACCGTCCGAACTCCGGGTGTCCCGCGTGCCGTGGTCGACCCTGCTGTTCGCCGCCGGGCTCTTCGTGGTGGTCGAGGCGCTGCACACGACGGGCATCACCGACCCGATCGTGCACGCGCTGCAGGGCGGCACCGGGACCGGCCCGCTGCTGCTGCTCGGCGGTGCGGGCGCGGTCGCGGCGAACGGCATCGACAACCTGCCGGCGTACCTGGTGCTCGAACCGGCCGCCGGGCACGAGGCCGTGCGGTACGCGGCCCTGCTCATCGGCGTGAACGCCGGCTGTCTCATCACGCCGTGGGCCTCGCTCGCGACGCTCCTGTGGCACGCCCGGCTGTCGGCCGAGGGCGTGCACCTGTCGTGGGGCCGGTACATGGCGCTCGGGTGCGTCGTCGCGCCGCTCACCGTCGTCGCCGGGGTCCTGGCACTCGCGCTCTGA
- a CDS encoding WhiB family transcriptional regulator, which produces MDWRDKAACLTADPELFFPVGNTGPAVDQIEKAKSVCARCTVTEMCLQYALENNQDSGVWGGLSEDERRALKRRAARARRAS; this is translated from the coding sequence ATGGACTGGCGTGACAAGGCTGCCTGCCTCACCGCAGACCCCGAGCTCTTCTTCCCCGTCGGGAACACCGGGCCCGCCGTCGACCAGATCGAGAAGGCCAAGTCGGTCTGTGCGCGTTGCACGGTCACCGAGATGTGCCTGCAGTACGCACTCGAGAACAACCAGGACTCGGGTGTCTGGGGTGGTCTCAGCGAGGACGAGCGTCGTGCGCTGAAGCGTCGCGCCGCCCGCGCTCGCCGCGCGTCCTGA
- a CDS encoding PepSY domain-containing protein gives MNFRTQHQKPSARRIAAFAALPIVAALALTGCASDDSDDDTGSAGSGSVGSSATDSSGSGSSASGASGVASSGSNTALLAAVATARGEVGSGTVISVEQEQGASAYEVLVVTKGGTEHEVHTNADGTSVAGTPQTEAADADDEAEHERFVAAADLSVEQAVDAFQDLHAGTVTELGLDDHVGSVVWEGDVLDSSGTKHSVRIDAGSGDVVTDRVDTDD, from the coding sequence ATGAACTTCCGCACCCAGCACCAGAAGCCCTCCGCCCGCCGCATCGCCGCGTTCGCCGCCCTGCCGATCGTCGCGGCGCTCGCACTCACCGGTTGCGCCAGCGACGACTCCGACGACGACACCGGCTCGGCCGGCTCCGGCTCGGTCGGCTCGTCGGCGACGGACTCGTCGGGCTCCGGTTCGTCGGCGTCCGGTGCGTCCGGCGTCGCGTCCAGCGGCTCGAACACGGCACTGCTCGCAGCGGTCGCCACCGCACGCGGCGAGGTCGGCTCGGGCACCGTCATCTCGGTCGAGCAGGAGCAGGGCGCCTCCGCCTACGAGGTCCTGGTCGTGACGAAGGGCGGCACCGAGCACGAGGTGCACACGAACGCCGACGGCACCTCGGTCGCCGGCACCCCGCAGACCGAGGCCGCCGACGCGGACGACGAGGCCGAGCACGAGCGCTTCGTCGCCGCCGCCGACCTGAGCGTCGAGCAGGCCGTCGACGCCTTCCAGGACCTGCACGCGGGGACCGTGACCGAACTCGGCCTCGACGACCACGTCGGCTCCGTCGTCTGGGAGGGCGACGTGCTCGACTCGTCCGGCACCAAGCACAGCGTGCGCATCGACGCCGGATCCGGTGACGTCGTCACCGACCGCGTCGACACCGACGACTGA
- a CDS encoding Rv3235 family protein — MAEQARRIDHETTTAHPPPLRIVEPAPEPAVATGLPDPATTARALGLCVAEVLTGAREVDSIARWISDDVQRHLQQRAAVAAHARGSGRRARGRPVLRVGSVLVCRPAAGVAEATVVVHARSHARAVAMRLEERHGRWQATAIGVL, encoded by the coding sequence GTGGCAGAGCAGGCACGCCGCATCGATCACGAGACGACGACGGCGCACCCACCGCCGCTGCGCATCGTCGAACCGGCACCGGAGCCTGCCGTGGCGACCGGCCTCCCGGACCCGGCGACGACGGCGCGGGCGCTCGGGCTCTGCGTCGCCGAGGTGCTCACCGGCGCGCGGGAGGTCGACAGCATCGCCCGGTGGATCAGCGACGACGTGCAGCGGCACCTGCAGCAGCGGGCCGCGGTGGCAGCGCACGCCAGGGGCTCCGGTCGGCGGGCACGCGGGCGCCCGGTGCTCCGGGTCGGCAGCGTGCTCGTCTGCCGCCCCGCGGCAGGCGTCGCCGAGGCGACGGTGGTCGTGCACGCGCGCAGTCACGCTCGGGCGGTCGCCATGCGGCTCGAAGAGCGACACGGACGGTGGCAGGCGACCGCGATCGGGGTCCTGTAG
- a CDS encoding response regulator transcription factor, giving the protein MRVLVVDDEVRLADGVRRGLEAEGWAVDVANDGVDGLWHAREFRYDAIVLDLMMPGLSGWAVCAQLRADGDWTPVLMLTAKDGEWDQVEALDAGADDYVTKPFSHPVLVARLRALVRRGARERPTVLTLGDLVVDPAARTVARGETPVELTSREFAVLEYLARHPGQVRSKREVIENVWDVDFEGDPNIVEVYVGHLRRKLDRPFGRAAIETVRGAGYRLAADGG; this is encoded by the coding sequence ATGCGTGTGCTGGTGGTCGACGACGAGGTCCGGCTCGCCGACGGCGTGCGCCGCGGCCTCGAGGCCGAGGGGTGGGCGGTCGACGTCGCGAACGACGGCGTCGACGGGCTGTGGCACGCGCGGGAGTTCCGCTACGACGCGATCGTGCTCGACCTGATGATGCCCGGCCTGAGCGGCTGGGCCGTGTGCGCGCAGCTCCGTGCGGACGGCGACTGGACCCCCGTGCTCATGCTGACCGCCAAGGACGGCGAGTGGGACCAGGTCGAGGCGCTCGACGCGGGCGCCGACGACTACGTCACCAAGCCGTTCTCGCACCCGGTGCTCGTCGCACGGCTGCGGGCGCTCGTCCGACGGGGTGCCCGTGAGCGCCCCACCGTGCTGACGCTGGGCGACCTGGTGGTCGATCCCGCAGCCCGCACCGTGGCTCGCGGCGAGACCCCGGTCGAGCTGACCAGCCGCGAGTTCGCCGTGCTCGAGTACCTCGCACGGCACCCGGGTCAGGTCCGGTCGAAGCGCGAGGTCATCGAGAACGTCTGGGACGTCGACTTCGAGGGGGATCCGAACATCGTCGAGGTGTACGTCGGGCACCTCCGCCGGAAGCTCGACCGGCCGTTCGGGCGCGCCGCGATCGAGACGGTCCGTGGCGCCGGGTACCGCTTGGCGGCGGACGGTGGCTGA
- a CDS encoding sensor histidine kinase, whose protein sequence is MSTLSDLVLAQGRSSEADVEWLHLLVGDWQLLADLSFADMVLWVPTAEDGSFVAVAHARPSSAATLFYRDIVGQEIREEWRGQVTESFAGSRVVDSAEPDWYEDTPTRVRAIPVLRRLSAKSAETTERPIAVVTRHSNQDEMRTPSRQELNFTASANDLFGMIATGDFPDLGAPAGPRRGAPRASDGLLRLDTAGIVTFASPNGLSAFNRMGFEGELERKSLAEVTTELIGAQLDVDESLPLVVTGRAPWRADIESKGVTVSLRSIPLRDHGERIGAIVLCRDVSELRHQERELITKDATIREIHHRVKNNLQTVASLLRIQARRTHSDEARTSLQNAMRRVAAIAVVHDTLSSGLSQTVDFDEVFDSVLKLVTEVAASHNTTVHPKKTGEFGVLPSEAATPLALGLTELVTNAVEHGLDGRDGEVEIVARRFDDHLEIEVRDNGVGLPEGKVGSGLGTQIVRTLIQGELGGTIDWHTLTGSGTEVTITIPFRWLTAPA, encoded by the coding sequence GTGTCGACCCTCAGTGACCTCGTCCTCGCGCAAGGCCGTTCCTCGGAAGCAGACGTGGAGTGGCTCCACCTGCTCGTGGGGGACTGGCAGCTCCTCGCCGACCTGTCCTTCGCCGACATGGTGCTCTGGGTCCCGACCGCCGAGGACGGCTCGTTCGTGGCCGTCGCGCACGCCCGACCGAGCTCCGCGGCGACGCTGTTCTACCGCGACATCGTCGGGCAGGAGATCCGCGAGGAGTGGCGCGGCCAGGTGACCGAGAGCTTCGCCGGGTCACGGGTCGTCGACTCCGCCGAGCCGGACTGGTACGAGGACACCCCGACCCGCGTCCGCGCGATCCCGGTGCTCCGCCGCCTGAGCGCGAAGAGCGCCGAGACCACCGAGCGACCGATCGCCGTCGTCACCCGGCACTCCAACCAGGACGAGATGCGGACCCCGAGCCGCCAGGAGCTCAACTTCACCGCGAGCGCGAACGACCTGTTCGGCATGATCGCCACCGGTGACTTCCCGGACCTCGGGGCACCGGCCGGTCCCCGTCGTGGTGCGCCCCGTGCCAGCGACGGTCTGCTGCGCCTCGACACCGCCGGCATCGTCACGTTCGCGAGCCCGAACGGCCTGAGCGCGTTCAACCGGATGGGCTTCGAGGGGGAACTCGAGCGGAAGTCCCTCGCCGAGGTCACCACCGAGCTCATCGGCGCCCAGCTCGACGTCGACGAGTCCCTGCCGCTCGTCGTCACCGGCCGTGCACCGTGGCGGGCCGACATCGAGTCGAAGGGCGTCACGGTGTCGCTCCGCTCGATCCCGCTCCGCGACCACGGTGAGCGCATCGGCGCCATCGTGCTCTGCCGCGACGTGTCCGAGCTGCGGCACCAGGAGCGCGAGCTCATCACCAAGGACGCCACGATCCGCGAGATCCACCACCGGGTGAAGAACAACCTGCAGACGGTGGCGTCCCTGCTGCGGATCCAGGCGCGTCGCACGCACTCGGACGAAGCGCGGACCTCCCTGCAGAACGCCATGCGTCGCGTCGCCGCCATCGCCGTCGTGCACGACACGCTGTCGAGCGGCCTCAGCCAGACGGTGGACTTCGACGAGGTGTTCGACTCGGTGCTCAAGCTCGTGACCGAGGTCGCCGCGTCGCACAACACCACCGTGCACCCGAAGAAGACCGGCGAGTTCGGCGTGCTGCCCTCCGAGGCTGCGACACCACTTGCCCTCGGGCTCACCGAGCTCGTGACGAACGCCGTCGAGCACGGGCTGGACGGCCGTGACGGCGAGGTCGAGATCGTCGCCCGCCGCTTCGACGACCACCTGGAGATCGAGGTCCGCGACAACGGGGTGGGGCTCCCCGAGGGCAAGGTCGGCTCGGGGCTCGGTACGCAGATCGTCCGCACGCTCATCCAGGGTGAGCTCGGCGGCACCATCGACTGGCACACCCTGACGGGCAGCGGCACCGAGGTGACGATCACCATCCCGTTCCGCTGGTTGACCGCCCCCGCTTGA
- a CDS encoding YigZ family protein: MPRRFPATVAAPVEHELVITKSRFITTVAPVSGVEDADRVIAEVRRRYWDARHNCTAMVTGVLGDQARSSDDGEPSGTAGVPMLEVLRRRGLTDVVAVVTRYFGGVKLGAGGLVRAYSTSVSEALDTAVLVRREALTQVRFDVDHADAGRLDNVLRDWVRHHHATLGPTEYGRAATFEVWVPREALGTLTADLAAASAGSLEPVIGEERIVDVPAD, from the coding sequence ATGCCCCGCCGCTTCCCCGCCACCGTCGCGGCGCCGGTCGAGCACGAGCTCGTCATCACGAAGTCCCGGTTCATCACCACCGTCGCACCGGTGTCCGGGGTCGAGGACGCCGACCGCGTGATCGCCGAGGTCCGCCGGCGGTACTGGGACGCCCGGCACAACTGCACGGCGATGGTCACCGGCGTGCTCGGCGACCAGGCGCGTTCGTCGGACGACGGGGAGCCCTCCGGCACAGCGGGTGTGCCGATGCTCGAGGTCCTGCGACGCCGCGGTCTGACCGACGTCGTCGCAGTCGTCACGCGGTACTTCGGCGGGGTGAAGCTCGGTGCCGGCGGACTGGTCCGGGCCTACTCGACCTCGGTGTCCGAGGCACTCGACACGGCGGTCCTCGTGCGTCGCGAGGCCCTGACGCAGGTGCGCTTCGACGTCGACCACGCCGACGCCGGGCGGCTCGACAACGTGCTGCGCGACTGGGTCCGGCACCACCACGCGACGCTCGGTCCGACCGAGTACGGTCGGGCGGCGACCTTCGAGGTGTGGGTCCCCCGCGAGGCGCTCGGAACCCTGACCGCCGACCTCGCCGCCGCGTCAGCCGGTTCGCTCGAACCCGTCATCGGCGAGGAGCGGATCGTCGACGTCCCCGCCGACTGA